The Anabaena sp. WA102 genome contains a region encoding:
- a CDS encoding SDR family oxidoreductase: MQNQIVFITGASSGIGAACAKIFAHAGAKLILAARRWERLQQLANSLDIPSEKIHLLQLDVCDRLAVESAIANLPSSWKNIDILINNAGLSRGLSKLQEGDFQDWEEMIDTNIKGLLYLTRYVVPGMVERNHGHVINIGSIAGHQTYPGGNVYCGTKAAVKAISEGLKQDLLGTPVRVTSVDPGMVETEFSQVRFHGDTERAKKVYAGVNPLTPDDVADVIFFCATRASHVNINEVILMPVDQASATLVNRQL, translated from the coding sequence ATGCAAAACCAAATTGTTTTCATTACTGGTGCAAGTAGCGGTATTGGTGCTGCTTGTGCCAAGATTTTTGCTCATGCTGGTGCAAAACTGATTTTAGCTGCACGACGGTGGGAACGGTTACAGCAATTAGCTAATTCGTTGGATATTCCATCAGAGAAAATCCATTTATTACAACTTGATGTGTGCGATCGCTTGGCGGTAGAATCTGCTATTGCTAACTTACCCTCATCTTGGAAAAATATTGATATTCTCATTAACAATGCTGGTTTAAGTCGCGGTTTAAGTAAATTACAGGAAGGCGACTTTCAAGACTGGGAAGAAATGATTGATACTAACATCAAAGGGTTGCTTTACCTCACCCGTTATGTTGTCCCCGGAATGGTAGAACGGAATCATGGTCATGTTATCAATATCGGTTCTATTGCCGGACATCAAACCTATCCTGGGGGTAATGTCTATTGTGGAACAAAAGCCGCCGTTAAAGCCATTTCTGAAGGCTTAAAACAAGACCTTTTAGGAACTCCCGTGCGAGTGACATCTGTAGATCCTGGTATGGTAGAAACAGAATTTAGTCAAGTCCGGTTTCATGGTGATACAGAACGGGCGAAAAAGGTGTATGCAGGTGTTAACCCCCTAACTCCTGATGATGTAGCTGATGTGATCTTTTTCTGTGCCACTAGAGCCAGTCACGTTAATATTAACGAAGTCATACTTATGCCAGTTGACCAAGCCAGTGCTACCTTAGTAAATCGGCAGCTTTGA